Proteins from a genomic interval of Micropterus dolomieu isolate WLL.071019.BEF.003 ecotype Adirondacks unplaced genomic scaffold, ASM2129224v1 contig_1701, whole genome shotgun sequence:
- the mex3b gene encoding RNA-binding protein MEX3B codes for FSFCFHVSGCKIKALRAKTNTYIKTPVRDEEPVFVVTGRREEVAMARREIISAAEHFSMIRASRNKNTSLNGGGTPVLGPPNLPGQTTIQVRVPYRVVGLVVGPKGATIKRIQQQTHTYIVTPSRDKEPVFEVMGMPENVDRAREEIEAHITMRTGGLIELQDENDFHANGTDVGFDLHGHATLWSKPSTGMTPISERKPFSNYRNDSSSSTDSYFGNNNSCIADYSPPSPRLSYTTTNGNNNNNNISVNTNGNALVYETEVISPDCTTFDSSSGFDPTSAPPGLLWSQYDSRTTPSSTRGNSPTSTSAMFPNNTSTNANVIVMSQRRVYGCTPQPRLSPPLHSHTGGPIEHLLARGMCSDPGGGPLSFPGYSSPIGCLAGPHLPGVSCDSFTSSSSSSSSTSSGTSRKGSRDCSVCFESEVIAALVPCGHNLFCMECANRICERREPKCPVCHTGVTQAIRIFS; via the coding sequence TTTCTCGTTTTGCTTTCATGTCTCAGGTTGCAAGATCAAAGCGCTGCGAGCAAAGACTAACACCTACATAAAGACCCCAGTTCGAGACGAGGAGCCTGTTTTTGTGGTGACCggcaggagggaggaggtggcTATGGCCAGGAGGGAAATCATCTCTGCTGCAGAGCACTTCTCCATGATCCGAGCCTCCAGGAACAAAAACACCAGCCTGAACGGAGGTGGCACCCCAGTCCTTGGACCACCCAACCTGCCCGGACAGACCACTATCCAGGTCCGGGTGCCTTACCGTGTTGTGGGACTGGTTGTAGGTCCCAAGGGTGCCACCATCAAGCGCATCCAGCAGCAGACTCACACCTACATTGTGACACCCAGCCGAGACAAGGAGCCAGTGTTCGAGGTGATGGGGATGCCAGAGAATGTGGACAGAGCACGTGAAGAGATCGAAGCGCACATCACCATGAGGACAGGAGGCCTTATTGAACTCCAGGATGAAAATGACTTCCACGCAAATGGGACCGACGTGGGTTTTGATCTGCACGGGCATGCCACCCTGTGGTCCAAGCCCAGCACCGGGATGACCCCCATCTCAGAACGTAAACCCTTCTCCAACTATCGCAATGACTCGTCCTCCTCCACAGACTCCTATTTTGGTAACAACAACTCATGTATAGCCGACTACAGCCCTCCCAGCCCCAGACTCAGCTACACCACCACCAACggtaacaacaataacaataacatcagTGTCAACACCAATGGCAATGCATTGGTTTACGAAACTGAGGTGATTTCACCTGACTGCACGACTTTTGACTCCTCATCAGGGTTTGACCCCACTTCAGCCCCACCGGGCCTTTTGTGGTCCCAGTACGATAGTCGCACGACCCCGTCATCCACCAGAGGCAActcccccacctccacctcagCCATGTTCCCCAACAACACCTCCACTAATGCCAATGTGATAGTTATGAGTCAGAGAAGGGTTTATGGTTGTACCCCACAGCCCAGACTGTCGCCTCCTCTCCACAGCCACACAGGAGGCCCCATTGAGCACCTGTTAGCCCGTGGGATGTGCAGTGACCCAGGCGGAGGCCCACTCAGTTTCCCTGGTTACTCCAGCCCTATCGGCTGTCTGGCGGGCCCTCACCTCCCTGGAGTTTCATGCGACTCCTTCACCTCGTCatcgtcctcctcttcttccaccTCCTCTGGCACCAGCCGAAAAGGCAGTCGCGACTGTTCGGTGTGCTTTGAGAGCGAGGTCATTGCAGCCCTGGTCCCCTGTGGGCACAACCTCTTCTGTATGGAATGTGCCAATCGTATCTGTGAGAGGAGAGAACCCAAATGCCCTGTCTGCCACACTGGTGTCACTCAGGCTATACGTATATTTTCATAA